Below is a window of Agrobacterium vitis DNA.
CCGTCCGATGATGATGCATGGACCGGCAGCGATGTTCATCTTTGCCCTCCAGCAATTCGACACCAACAAGGACGGCAAGATTTCCAAGGAAGAGGCCAAGGCTGCTGAAGACAAGCTGTTTACGGCCATTGATACCGACAAGGACGGCGTTCTGACGCCGGGTGAATTGCGCAAGTTCCATGAAGCACGCATGGAGGCCATGCGTGCCGAGATGCCGAAGCCTCCGGCGCCTGAGGGTGCTGCGCCAGCAGATCCCAACGGGCCAAAGCCTGACGAGGCCATGGATAAGGCGACCCCGCCGCCGCCAGGTGGCCCCGGTGCTGAAGACGACGCGATGGGACCGCCTGATGATGGTATGGCCGATTGCGGTCCGAACCGTCCAGGGCCTGAACGCTGGGCGAAGGAACGCGGTCCGGAGGGCGAGCGAATGGGTGGACCCAGGGGTCCGCATGGCCATCGCCCGATGATGGCGATGGGGCCAATGGGTGGTCCAATGGGTGCGATGCGCCTGCTGGAGAAAGTCGATACCGATGAAAATGGCCAGATCAGCAAGGCCGAAGCCGATGCGGCACTCGATAAGCTGTTCACCCGTCTGGATACCAATAAGGATGGGTTCATTTCGGCCGATGACTTCCCGAAGGGACCATCGATCCTGCCTTGATTGTCTGGCCATGATCGCCCGAGCCTGATTGCATGGCCCTCATTGCGTGCGCTTCGATAAGCCAGGTGCGGATGTGCAAGACGGTCTTAAATGAAAAGCGCCGTGCGTTAGAGACGCACGGCGCTTTTTTGAGTTTATTGATCAGGCAGAGGCGAACCCGGCATCCCTGGCGAAAATCAGAATTCCTCCCAATTGTCGCGGCTGACGGCGGCATTGCCATGGCTTACCGGAACAGACTGCTGGGCTCTGCGCGGCGGCTGTGCTCTTGGAGCAGGCGCAAGTGAGGCCTGTACTGAGCGCACTGGTTGGGCGACATCGTTTCCGGTTCTAAATTGCGCGAGCAGATCCGAAAGGCGACGGCTTTCCTGATTGAGACCAGCCCCGGCGGCATTCATTTCTTCCACCATCGCGGCATTTTGCTGGGTCGCCTGATCCATGTGGTTGACGGCGGTATTGACCTCCGCCAGACCGCTGGCCTGCTCCTGGGCGGCCGTCGCAATGGCGTCCATATGCTGGTTCATGTCTTCGACCACCTTGGAAATGGTCGTCAGGCCTTCGCCGGTATCGTTGACCAGCTTGACGCCTTCACTGACAGCGGCTTCCGAATTGCCGATCAGCGACTTGATTTCCTTGGCGGCATTGGCAGACCGCTGCGCCAGTTCGCGCACCTCCTGGGCAACGACCGCAAAGCCCTTGCCTGCCTCGCCAGCGCGGGCGGCTTCGACGCCTGCATTCAAGGCCAGAAGATTGGTCTGGAAGGCAATCTCGTCGATCACGCTGATGATCTGGGTGATCTTGCGCGAGGCATCCTCGATCCGCTCCATGGCGGCGACGGCATTGTTGACCACGGTCGCCGAATGTTCGGCATGCTGGCGGGCATTACGCACCAGATTGCGGGCTTCGCCAGTCCTCTTGGATGTTGCCTGTACGTTGGAGGTGATCTGCTCCAGTGCGGCGGCGGTTTCCTCCAGCGAGGCGGCCTGCTGTTCAGTGCGCTTGGCCAGAGTGTCGGAGGCCTGCGAGATTTCACCACTGCCATTGGTGACGCCCCTGCCGACCTGACCAACAGCCACGAGCGCCGAACGCAATTGGTTGACCGAGGCATTGAAGTCGTGGCGAAGCGGTTCGAACTGGGCGGCAAACTGCTGATCGATTTCGCAGAGAAGGTCGCAGGAGGCTAGCCGTTTCAGGCCGGCGGCCAGCGCGCCCGTTGCTTCGTTCAGGCGGCGTTCCGCATCTTCCTCGGCGCGGCGCTGGACATCCTTGCGTTCCTGCTCCGCATTGAGCCGGTTCTGTTCGGTCTGCGC
It encodes the following:
- a CDS encoding EF-hand domain-containing protein, whose translation is MSAKKTTIAALAATLLVSASSGAVFAKDVKAPPPPPPRPEEMRDACGPRPMMMHGPAAMFIFALQQFDTNKDGKISKEEAKAAEDKLFTAIDTDKDGVLTPGELRKFHEARMEAMRAEMPKPPAPEGAAPADPNGPKPDEAMDKATPPPPGGPGAEDDAMGPPDDGMADCGPNRPGPERWAKERGPEGERMGGPRGPHGHRPMMAMGPMGGPMGAMRLLEKVDTDENGQISKAEADAALDKLFTRLDTNKDGFISADDFPKGPSILP
- a CDS encoding methyl-accepting chemotaxis protein; this encodes MLVILLGLFSYKQTSVVFSAASDTRQVWMPRMAKLDGIQFTMLRYHTTTIRKTIAVDPSEIKGLDDEFAEMDASIPKSYADFRATLRNDAEKKLWGDFEAKWTRYLEFQKKIMSAVAAKDQATATAAIAPARQPLVDSFIALGEIIKLNDSGAAASSTAAEAAYTQSSYVTIGVILFGVLLMSILTGWIILGVSRPVTRMAKVMLHIADGKLNVTVPDADRKDEIGEMAGAVEVMRQSALAKVQLEAQTEQNRLNAEQERKDVQRRAEEDAERRLNEATGALAAGLKRLASCDLLCEIDQQFAAQFEPLRHDFNASVNQLRSALVAVGQVGRGVTNGSGEISQASDTLAKRTEQQAASLEETAAALEQITSNVQATSKRTGEARNLVRNARQHAEHSATVVNNAVAAMERIEDASRKITQIISVIDEIAFQTNLLALNAGVEAARAGEAGKGFAVVAQEVRELAQRSANAAKEIKSLIGNSEAAVSEGVKLVNDTGEGLTTISKVVEDMNQHMDAIATAAQEQASGLAEVNTAVNHMDQATQQNAAMVEEMNAAGAGLNQESRRLSDLLAQFRTGNDVAQPVRSVQASLAPAPRAQPPRRAQQSVPVSHGNAAVSRDNWEEF